In Thunnus albacares chromosome 10, fThuAlb1.1, whole genome shotgun sequence, a single window of DNA contains:
- the LOC122990565 gene encoding cis-aconitate decarboxylase-like has product MDKPALPCFFPVNINSHCNYIRQVQLKPNISIHLLTAILLYQRERKEKNNLRKTEAMISTLQKTIRPMSTVRGLHKSAVEVFNYPAHEDTVTASFGRFISEVKPQHLSPVVLHRSKRMVLDSVGVGLIGSTTDVFELALQHCQNMYAPDDISSVYGRKGTRLSPTLAAFVNGVATHSMDFDDTWHPATHPSGAVLPAVLALSDMMPANSKPSGLDFLLAFNVGIEIQGRLMRFSNEAHNIPKRFHPPTVVGTMGSAAACAHLLSLDHSRSSHALAIAASLSGAPMANAATQSKPLHIGNASRLGLEAALLASRGLEASPLVLDAVPGVAGFNAFYEDYVPQPLGSPDDNGHMFLLEEQDMGFKRFPAHLGMHWVADAAASVHKLLVGGDHGTVSPAEVQEILLRVPQSKYINRPFPESEHQARHSFQFNACSALLDGEVTVQSFTPAAMMRPDLLALLGRVHVEHPHDNPANFNRMYAEVQVTLVGGDILRGRCDTFYGHWRNPLTNESLRKKFRNNAGAVLPSERVERLIEVLEELDRLGDCTHLLSQLQ; this is encoded by the exons ATGGATAAGCCTGCCCTTCCTTGTTTCTTCCCAGTCAATATCAATAGCCATTGTAACTATATAAGGCAGGTACAACTCAAACCCAACATCAGTATCCATCTGCTGACTGCAATCCTGCTGtatcaaagagagagaaaagagaaaaacaacttgaGAAAAACTGAAGCCATGATCTCCACACTACAG AAAACTATTAGACCAATGAGCACTGTGAGAGGACTGCATAAATCTGCAGTGGAAG TCTTTAACTACCCAGCCCATGAGGACACAGTCACAGCCAGCTTTGGGAGGTTCATCAGTGAAGTAAAGCCTCAGCACTTGTCCCCTGTAGTCCTCCACCGCAGTAAAAGGATGGTGCTGGACAGCGTTGGAGTTGGTCTGATTGGCAGCACGACAGATGTGTTTGAACTGGCCCTGCAGCACTGCCAG AACATGTACGCCCCTGATGACATCAGCTCTGTGTACGGACGCAAGGGCACCAGGCTCTCCCCGACACTGGCAGCTTTTGTTAATGGAGTGGCA ACTCACTCCATGGACTTTGATGATACATGGCACCCTGCCACTCATCCCTCAGGAGCAGTCCTTCCTGCTGTGTTAGCTCTCAGTGACATGATGCCTGCTAATAGCAAACCTAGTGGCCTGGACTTCCTGCTGGCTTTCAATGTCGGCATAGAGATCCAGGGCCGGCTGATGAGGTTCTCTAATGAGGCCCACAACATCCCCAAGAG GTTTCACCCTCCCACTGTGGTGGGGACTATGGGAAGTGCAGCAGCCTGTGCTCACCTCTTGTCCTTGGATCACTCCCGCAGCAGTCATGCTTTGGCCATTGCTGCCTCTCTGTCTGGAGCCCCAATGGCTAATGCTGCCACTCAGTCCAAACCCCTCCACATCGGTAATGCCTCACGTTTGGGGCTGGAGGCCGCTCTCCTGGCCTCTCGAGGCCTAGAGGCGAGTCCACTGGTCCTTGATGCTGTCCCAGGGGTAGCCGGCTTCAATGCTTTTTATGAAGACTACGTGCCGCAGCCTTTGGGGTCACCTGATGATAATGGCCATATGTTCCTGTTAGAGGAACAGGACATGGGTTTCAAGCGCTTCCCCGCACATCTGGGAATGCACTGGGTGGCAGATGCTGCAGCCTCGGTCCATAAGCTTCTTGTGGGGGGTGACCATGGCACTGTGTCCCCAGCTGAAGTTCAGGAGATCCTGCTCAGAGTCCCCCAATCAAAATACATCAACAGGCCTTTCCCTGAATCTGAGCACCAGGCACGTCACTCTTTTCAGTTCAATGCTTGCAGCGCTCTCCTGGATGGCGAGGTGACTGTGCAGTCCTTCACCCCCGCTGCTATGATGCGCCCTGACCTGCTCGCTCTGCTGGGCCGTGTTCATGTGGAGCATCCCCACGACAACCCAGCTAATTTCAACCGCATGTATGCCGAAGTCCAGGTGACACTTGTTGGGGGAGACATCCTGAGGGGACGCTGTGACACCTTCTACGGTCACTGGCGCAACCCACTGACCAATGAGAGTCTGAGGAAGAAGTTCAGGAATAACGCAGGGGCCGTGCTTCCATCAGAGAGGGTTGAGAGGCTGATTGAAGTTTTGGAGGAGCTGGACAGACTTGGGGACTGCACCCACCTTCTCTCACAGCTGCAGTGA